Proteins co-encoded in one Arachis hypogaea cultivar Tifrunner chromosome 13, arahy.Tifrunner.gnm2.J5K5, whole genome shotgun sequence genomic window:
- the LOC112735083 gene encoding phosphomevalonate kinase, peroxisomal-like, with amino-acid sequence MLEIRYHMRLMGEAAGVPIEPESQTKLLDATLNLEGVLLAGVPGTGGFDAVFAVTLEDSSRNVTKTWSSLNVLTLLVKEDPCGVSLESADPRTNEITSAVSSIHIE; translated from the exons ATGCTTGAGATTAGATATCATATGCGCCTAATGGGTGAGGCTGCAGGTGTTCCT ATTGAACCAGAATCACAAACAAAACTTTTAGATGCTACACTGAACTTGGAAGGAGTGTTGTTGGCTGGAGTTCCAGGAACAGGAGGATTTGATGCTGTCTTTGCTGTTACTTTGGAAGATTCAAGCAGAAATGTTACAAAAACATGGAGCTCACTCAATGTTCTTACCCTTCTGGTTAAAGAAGATCCTTGTGGCGTTTCTTTAGAAAGTGCTGACCCTAGAACAAATGAAATCACTTCAGCTGTATCTTCAATTCATATTGaataa